CTCCTGGACTTGGATGGTCAAGGTATTTCTTGAGAAGGGTGTATTTACATTCAATTCCATGGAGGCTTTATCATATTCGCAAAGTGCAAGTTACTATCAATCAAGGACTATAGACTTCCAAGAAAGTTTCTTCAACATAGTGTCATATTTCATAGATAACGTAATTATAAATAAGGAACCTCCTTTATCTACCATGGAAGACGCTATTAAGACCTTCAAAATACTTGAATCAATAAAATCCCATAAAATCGATATTGCCAGAATCTAATTCCTTTAATACTAATTTACGAATTGCTCTTCTTAATTCTTGAATAAAAGTAACCTTATTTATATTAAGGGATTTAGAGATCTCTTCGGCATTTGCATTCTTAGGCCACTCAAAATATCCTTGTTCATACGCTGCCCTTAAAATTTTATGCTCATTATCAGTAAGGACATGCCTAGTATAATTTTTGAATATATTCTTAATATCAACATGATAATACGATAGTACTTCGGCCTTTTCTTTTATATCTTGAATAAGGATACCCTCTGTCGATTTGCTATTAATAAGAAACGTCCAGTATTCCTTATTATCATGTATATGCTCACTAAATATTGCTGACGTATTAACTGCTATTTCTGTAATACTATCTGTATATTTTGCTAAGATACTTAATAAAACCATGGCATAGCTTCTCGTTACTGCATTACCAAGTACTTCTATATTTTTTATACGTTCATTTTTCTTGATTATGTATAGTGTTTCCTTAATGGTACGTGTATTAGGGGCTTTTATTAGTATTAATGCATTAATGAGATCCTTATTTCCATTAGGAATACTTTTTATAGTTCGCGCCTGTACATTACTAGGAATAGTACTTGCCCAATCATCATGTTCTAGAACGAGTTTTATCAATCTCATCAAACATAATATAATTTAGGTAGGATTTTAAAGATTACCTATATGAATTTATCGTTAATATAAATATATAGACTTGAAAATAATGTTCAAATTAGAAAATAAATCGAAATACAAATTTCTAATAAACTTCACTAAGTCCTTCGTTCAAACTTATAACTCACTAATATTCCTCCATGACCCATTGCCGCTATCTCCTCTCTGCTGGGTATTAAATCCGCCATGAGTCTTGGTAGGAAAACGTCGATAGCATTGTAATCGCTGTAGTATATTCCTCCCGCTGATATTGCGAGTATTGGTGTCCCATTGAGTAGGGCTATCATTGTCATTGTTGTTGGTTTGATGGGTATTCCATAGGCTATGACCTTAGCTCCCAGGTTCCTAATTGCTATTGGTGTCTTGTCTGTTGGGTCTACGGACATACCTCCAGTAACTACTACTGTCTCTGCACCGTTGTTTATTGCCTCCCTTATTGCCGTTATTATTTTCTCCTCATCGTCAGGAATAACCGTACTATAAACAATTTCCCATCCATATCTATCAGCCTTTGCCTTTATCACTGGGTGGTAAAGGTCCTTCTTCCTGCCTTGGTATATTTCCGTACCTGTTATGACAATGCCAATCCTCCTCCTACTAAATGGAACAACACTGATCAAGTCCCTATACTTGAGTAATTCATTAACATCCTCTCTCCTCATACCCAGCGGGACAACGTCAACAATACCAATAAGCTCGTCCTTAACAACGCCAGTCATGCTTGTTTTCGTAATTAAGAACACATTACCATTTAGGTTAAATTCCCGAAGTCTATCTACATTTATTTTTAAGACCCCATTAATGCTTGATAGTATCCAGGCCGAACCTTGTCTCGCTGGTTTTACGTATGTATTCTCACCAGCCAATGCA
This is a stretch of genomic DNA from Vulcanisaeta moutnovskia 768-28. It encodes these proteins:
- a CDS encoding molybdopterin-binding protein, with translation MRLVRVEDAVGQILGYDTTYVGRDGAALLLPKGHVITNDDVERLKDSGVYFVWIEGNEESSNLMYEWEIAEVVANALAGENTYVKPARQGSAWILSSINGVLKINVDRLREFNLNGNVFLITKTSMTGVVKDELIGIVDVVPLGMRREDVNELLKYRDLISVVPFSRRRIGIVITGTEIYQGRKKDLYHPVIKAKADRYGWEIVYSTVIPDDEEKIITAIREAINNGAETVVVTGGMSVDPTDKTPIAIRNLGAKVIAYGIPIKPTTMTMIALLNGTPILAISAGGIYYSDYNAIDVFLPRLMADLIPSREEIAAMGHGGILVSYKFERRT
- a CDS encoding helix-turn-helix domain-containing protein, which gives rise to MRLIKLVLEHDDWASTIPSNVQARTIKSIPNGNKDLINALILIKAPNTRTIKETLYIIKKNERIKNIEVLGNAVTRSYAMVLLSILAKYTDSITEIAVNTSAIFSEHIHDNKEYWTFLINSKSTEGILIQDIKEKAEVLSYYHVDIKNIFKNYTRHVLTDNEHKILRAAYEQGYFEWPKNANAEEISKSLNINKVTFIQELRRAIRKLVLKELDSGNIDFMGFY